The DNA segment ATGCCGGTATAGATAACCACTTGGCATACCGGATCAGTTTAGGCAGTTGCTGAGGAATGATATTTTTAATGCAGGCCAGCGCGGCTCCTGTTATTAAAGCAATTGAGCAGGACAACGTATGGAAGTAATTATAATTCTGGTTTAAATTATTAAAATTGAAGAATATAAATCCTGTAGCCACGAGCAGTATGCTTATGATAAAACCTATTATCCTGTTAGAAGGGATCAGCAACATCATAACAGGCCATAAAATATAAAACTGTTCTTCAACAGCCAGCGACCATAAATGACCTGTCAAAGTAGAACCATCGTCGTATATATCATAAAAGTTGATACTATAAAACAGTCCCCACCATTTATGGTCATTTACCTGTGAAAAGAAAAAAATCAACAGAATTGACCAATATAAATAATACAAAGGGAATATGCGCAACGTACGACGCACATAAAATACCTTAAGTCCACTAGCTACAGAATGTCGCTTTTTTAAACTCAATAAACTCTCTGTTATCAAAAATCCACTGATAACAAAAAACAAATCCACTCCCGCATTTCCTGACAGAAAAAAATGACTTACATGAGGATTAATAAAATGTTGAAAAAGTACTCCAAAAATACTAACAAAACGTAAGCCGTCTAACTGGCTGTAATACGAAAGCTTTAAACGTGAAGCGCCAATCTGTTCATTTTCCAGATCAATAATATCCATCTTAACAAGGGGACGGTCAATTGTCTTCTCCATATGAGACAGCCAGTTTTTTTCTATACTTTTCGAACTTATCGGCCCTAATGTACCCATGATACCTCACCTTTACTTCAAAGGGTATACACTTCTCTTTTTCAAGCTCCTTGATTTTTTTGGCAGGAACACCACCAACTAAACAATGCCCTTCAGCAAAAGATTGAGTAACCACTGCTCCAGCACCCACTATTGTCCAATCGCCTAATTCAACACCTGGCATAATCTTAGCTCCTGCACCTATCCAGCAATACTTCCCAATCTTTACAGACGCACATATATGTTTCCGGCTATCATACAAATCATGATTAGCTGTTACAATAATAACATTTGGCGCTATTTGCGTATAATCGCCAATCGATAGCCCCCCTCTTCCGGTTATATAACACCCCTTCATAATTCCAGGGTAAGCGTCGACCCCAACCATGATGTTTTCCACATCATATACCTGACTTGTCCAATGCACCGGCCAATAAGCTTTACTATTCCCTCCAAGATTCAGTATTTTCTGTTTAAACCAGAACGCAAAATTAACATGCCCCTGGTAGTCGCTTGTTTCATGAATAAACCTGAAATATGGCAACTTGGTGATCAAAACGATCGGTATTTGCAAAGGTCTTCTAAAAAAATAGCGGATCTTACCTAACATAATACTGGGTCATTCTGACAAAATTATCTTTAACAGCATACGACCTGAACATTGCTAGAGCATATAATAGATTCTTCAGAATCTTCTTTTTCTCTGATTTTAACAATCCACCCGCTGTTGCTGCGTCTAACGGAATATTTTCATCCCGGAGATATCGGATCTTTATCTCTTCGTATATTTTAATATGCTGACGATAATGATTCACCTCCTGCTCACCGTGTTCCCTGTACCAAACAATACCATGAGGCATCAATAGTACAGGATATCGCTGCGCAAGGCGGTGCCACATTTCGAAATCACCAGCCATACGGATAGGATTAAATCCTCCTATTGCCTCAAACACATCTTTTCTAATTATCGAGGAAAGTGGCGCTTTATGAAATAAACCAGGACCTTTATAATTATACAAATACGCTTCGGCCGGAGAAAGCAAAAAAGGGAATGGTTTCTCTAAAAACTGATCAAGAGAACACAATCCCCACCCGGCTTCAGGAAACTGCTCCATCATTTCCACCAGTATTTGAAGGCCCCAAGGATAAATATAATCGTCCGCATCGACATATTTAAGGTACTTGCCACTGGCATAGCTGGCAGCCTTATTTCTGTTTGGGTAATCGCCCAAGTTGTTTTCGTTTACAAAAACCTTAACACGGCTATCGGCCAATCTGTATTTATTTGCAATAGCCAACGTTTCATCTTTTGAACCGTCGTCCGTGATGATTAATTCAAAATCTGTTAAGGTAGATGCTAATACACTATCTATCGCATTGGCAATATATTTTTGCCGGTTATATGCAGTCATTAACACACTTACCAAGGGTCTTTGCATAATAGTATCAGGGGACTTATAAAGGCTTTATTGCCTGAGGAATCTGTTTGCATAACTGGTTATGCTTTTCTTCCAAAATATTTTCGCCTTCTGCTAATGATTGATAAAAAAGCATTGCCGCCTTATTTATTTCCTTCCTCACACGAACATTATAACGAAACCATTTCCATTTATCCGACCACGCTATCCGGCTTTCCAGTGCTAGTAACTTAACAACTTTTAACTTCTGCAGTATGTCAGTCTTAACATAGGCAGGCGTAAAACCAAAATACTTATAAAAATGATAATGCGCCGTAAATAGCCGCTTCACCGTATATTTTGGATCTTCCAGATGATAGTGATGTACACGCGCATGTTGATTGTACACTATAGTGTACCCCTTCAATAATGCGTCCTTCGCCCACAATGCATCTTCTGCAAACATTACCTCCCTGAAAGGAGTTTCCATCAACGCCGTTTTACGATACATAGCCGTTACATCATCCCAACCACAAATCTGCCGCTTTACAGAAGGCGATAGCTTTTCAAACTCCTGTGTTGTAAACTTGTATTTAATAATACTAGGTAATGATGTCGGCCTAAACCATTCCACAGGATTTTTATCTATATCATGCGGAACTATCTGTTGCCCACATACAGCCGCTACACATTCTTCATCAAATCCGTCCAATAACCGTTGCATCCAGTATTCATCAAGGGGTTGTGCATCCTGAACTGTCATCAGTACAAACTCCCCTACAGCTTCCTGTGCGCCCAAGTTTCGCGTGGTGCCATGATTAAACTTTTCGGGAGCAATCTGTATTAAGCGTACCGGGAACTGGTGTATTATTTCCAGACTCAAATCCGTAGAACCGGAATCAATGACTATAACTTCAAACAGCTTTTCTATTTTTTGACTTAATATCCCTTTTAGCGTTTTGGCAAGCCAGTAATCCCCGTTTTTTACAGGCACTACAACTGAAACCAATATTGTGTCGTTATCTCTCACAAACAATCCCTTCACTATAGATCTGCTTACCAAGCGTTATTTCCCTGGCTTTTTCCAGTTGCATTACCCTATTCAACAGCCGCCCCTGCACACCCGGCATTTTGTATAACTTCAGACGGTACAGGAACATACATTTTTTAAATACACGGTCTTCCCGGACCGAAAACAAATTGTACTTGTTTGATACTGAGAAAAGCTCATCTGCCAGTATAAAATAATTAACGCGCATCGCATTCAGGAAAAGATCAATGAACAAATACCTTAAGCCTTGTCTGTAAGTACCAATACTGTTTTTTTCAAAAAGAGTATTCGCCGTATTCATAAATACCTGTAACCTGCTTCTGAGTTTTGGAATAGAGTGGTAACCTGTGCGGCTAAGGCTTACATCACTTATCCGCAGAAAAACATCAGGCTTCAGGTGCAGACACTTCACATAATTAAGCCCTCTTGTAAATGCCCGTAGATGAAGCTCAATATCCTGCCAGAGCAGCAAACTTTCATCCCACATTCCCATTTTAACAAACGAATCTTTTTTCCATAATGTGCCTGTTCCCTGGCATACAGGGTCACCGAAAAGCAATCGGTCAACTTCGTCAACCTCCTTATCAATATTCCAAAGCAATCTCAGGTCCGCGGGATGTTGTTTAAACAACAACATAGGAAAAATCAGGAAATCGAAAACCTGGTACTCCTTTGCTGCTTTTATTCTTTGTTCCAGGCAATAAGGTGCCAGCAGATCATCTGTATCAAGAAATAATAAATATTCCCCTGACGATCTTTCTACGGCTATATTACGGCAGGAGCAAGCTCCTTTCGGTTCCCTATCACGTTGAAAAACTTTTACCTTGCTATCCCGGGCTGCAAATTGCTGTAGCACATCCCAGCTATTATCTGTTGATCCATCATCAACAATAATCCATTCCCAATAAACGTAAGATTGCCGAAAAATAGAAAGAGCAGTTTCACTGACTATATCAGCCCTGTTAAAACTGGGAGTAATAATGGAAACCAAGGGGTTATTCTCCATCTTACTCAGGATTTATAAACATAATTAATACGCAGTAATGCCTTAAACGAATGCCAAAGTGGCCTTAAAGGACGCAGAACAGGATAGTAATTAAAAAAAGAGCCTTCCGTATCAAATTCACGATGGTTCTGTATAGGCAAATTCATAATTGAATCAAATTCCTCTTTCGTCAGGCTCAGCTTTTTCAGAACAAACTCTATATCAATCTTTAGCTGTTCAGCATCAAAAGGAAGGAGCTTCACCTCCTTCAGCGCCTGTTCCCTAGTCATCTGCCCAGAGCAAATCAAAGTTGACAAATGAGCTTTTCTTTTATCTACCCCGAATTTAAGAGGTAAAATATACCCCTGGTAGAATCGAGTCCATACAGATTCATAATGCTTTCCCCCATAATCCCGCCACCCTAATTCATTAATGAGCGTCTTCTTTACTTCATCTTTGACATAAGGTACCCAGTTGAGATAATTCACAAATTCAACTCCTGATTTTTTTATAAATCGTTTCATCTTTTTATCCAAGAATGGAAAGGATTTTAATTTTCGGGTCCCATACTTTTTATGAATGGCCTGGATATTTATATAATCCATTTTATTATACGTCCAGTGGTAAGGTAAAATACCTTCAGTTGCCACATTATGCCCGCCTAGAACATACTTAATATCATTGTCTTTGGCTATTTTGAACATACTCCCATAAATAGCATGATCAGTTAACACTTCAATATCTATAACCGAAGCTTTCAGGTAAGCTAATTGCAGGTCTTTGAACTCCTCCCAATCTATAACATAAGTGTATAGATCAAAACCCAGCTTATTTACAATACTCTCAATATTCTGAACAGCCAGCTCTGAGTTCCAACCATTATCAAAGTGAACACACAAAGGCCGTAATCCATATTGTTTTGCCAGGTAGGCCACAAAACTGCTATCAACACCTCCACTTAAGCCAATTAAACAATCGTATGACTTATTCCTCCCATGCTCCTTTATAAGTTGAATTGTTTGATCCAGTTTTTGACGAGCTGCTTCTCCCTCCAACACCAGTAACTGCTTCTCCTTTTCATAATAATAACAATGGTTACAAACCCCATTTGCATCCAAAATCAATTGAGGATCATCTGTACTATCCAGAATACATTTGGAACAATAAACTATTCCCTTTTTCTGATTTATATCCATAGATTCCTTTTCCTGAATGTTTCAAATTTATTTGAAGGAATATATCCATTATACTCAAAATCACTTTTATACGCTACACATTTCCCCTGCTCAAGTTTTTTGATCACCCTGGCAGGATTGCCACCAATCACACAATATCCTTCAGGAAAGGACTTGGTAACTATTGAACCAGCTCCTACAATAGTAAAATCTCCAAGAGTAACACCAGGTAATATCACTGAATTCATACCAATCCAACAATACTTACCAATACGCACTTCCTCACCTGTTATATGATTTCGGTTTTCATACACATCATGATTAGCACTGATAATACCTACATTCCTGGCTATTTGGGTATAATCTCCTATATATATTTTACCTATCCCCTGGATATAACAACCTCCTTCATATCCCGGGCAGGTTTCAATACCGGCATAAATATTTTTATGACAGCTCACTTTACTGGTAAAGTGTACAGGCCAATACACTTGTTTATTAAATCCCAACACCCTTTGATAAAACCACATTTCAAATGTACAGGGGGTTTGTGTATTTCTGGTTTCTTTGATAAATCTAAAATAAGGGATACTTATTAACATTTTGTAACAAAAGGAACTAGACCTACGATACAAAAAATTAAATCCTCTTTTTATGATATTGGCCATCTCCTAACTCTTTGAAACATTCCAGTTCAATACCGGGTGGATAATTCCTGAAGGTTTTTTGGCAATGGTTATTCCTAATTCATTTTTAATCAACTCATCAATACTAAACCCAACCGATTCTCCCGTTACAAAAGATTCTGTACGGGGTATATCAATATCCACTGACACGTAATAGCGGGACATATTTAAAAAATCAGGAGGAATTGTGAGAATTGACGTATACATTCCAGCCTCCCGTATACGACCTTTCCCCTGGTAGTTAAAATCACTGGAAGAAAAAATTTCCTCTCCATCAAAAGTTAAGAAATTCACCACTACCCGTAAATCCTTCACGCTATTCAGGATCTCGTATTCAATAACAACTTGTATTGTACTGGCAGAAGTTAAATTATTCTCAATAGAGGACTGTTCATCAAGAATTTTTATAGCATGTAACCGGATATCCTTCCCCCCGGGAAAATCTTTCTCCCAAACCCGACATCTGTCTATTTCTGCGTCACCGGAAAGATACCTTCCAATTACGTCTCCGGTTTCTCCTAACATAGTCACCTTCCCACGTTCCAGAAAAAGCGTTTGAGGACAAAGATTCTTTATGGCTCCCATATTATGGCTTACAAACAATACAGTACGTCCATCATTCTTTGAAACCTCCTGCATTTTGCCAAGACATTTATTCTGAAATTCAGCATCTCCTACCGCTAACACTTC comes from the Paraflavitalea devenefica genome and includes:
- a CDS encoding acyltransferase family protein; protein product: MEKTIDRPLVKMDIIDLENEQIGASRLKLSYYSQLDGLRFVSIFGVLFQHFINPHVSHFFLSGNAGVDLFFVISGFLITESLLSLKKRHSVASGLKVFYVRRTLRIFPLYYLYWSILLIFFFSQVNDHKWWGLFYSINFYDIYDDGSTLTGHLWSLAVEEQFYILWPVMMLLIPSNRIIGFIISILLVATGFIFFNFNNLNQNYNYFHTLSCSIALITGAALACIKNIIPQQLPKLIRYAKWLSIPAFLTFLYISIIYGQGKSEDRYLIFIRFCICVIGFFWVGRVVTRPFTGIWGRFLQNKWVQRVGQVSYGIYISLPGVSPSSAIPKKFNGQVIFCSGI
- a CDS encoding acyltransferase, with translation MLGKIRYFFRRPLQIPIVLITKLPYFRFIHETSDYQGHVNFAFWFKQKILNLGGNSKAYWPVHWTSQVYDVENIMVGVDAYPGIMKGCYITGRGGLSIGDYTQIAPNVIIVTANHDLYDSRKHICASVKIGKYCWIGAGAKIMPGVELGDWTIVGAGAVVTQSFAEGHCLVGGVPAKKIKELEKEKCIPFEVKVRYHGYIRADKFEKYRKKLAVSYGEDN
- a CDS encoding glycosyltransferase family 2 protein — translated: MQRPLVSVLMTAYNRQKYIANAIDSVLASTLTDFELIITDDGSKDETLAIANKYRLADSRVKVFVNENNLGDYPNRNKAASYASGKYLKYVDADDYIYPWGLQILVEMMEQFPEAGWGLCSLDQFLEKPFPFLLSPAEAYLYNYKGPGLFHKAPLSSIIRKDVFEAIGGFNPIRMAGDFEMWHRLAQRYPVLLMPHGIVWYREHGEQEVNHYRQHIKIYEEIKIRYLRDENIPLDAATAGGLLKSEKKKILKNLLYALAMFRSYAVKDNFVRMTQYYVR
- a CDS encoding glycosyltransferase family 2 protein; this encodes MRDNDTILVSVVVPVKNGDYWLAKTLKGILSQKIEKLFEVIVIDSGSTDLSLEIIHQFPVRLIQIAPEKFNHGTTRNLGAQEAVGEFVLMTVQDAQPLDEYWMQRLLDGFDEECVAAVCGQQIVPHDIDKNPVEWFRPTSLPSIIKYKFTTQEFEKLSPSVKRQICGWDDVTAMYRKTALMETPFREVMFAEDALWAKDALLKGYTIVYNQHARVHHYHLEDPKYTVKRLFTAHYHFYKYFGFTPAYVKTDILQKLKVVKLLALESRIAWSDKWKWFRYNVRVRKEINKAAMLFYQSLAEGENILEEKHNQLCKQIPQAIKPL
- a CDS encoding glycosyltransferase family 2 protein; the protein is MENNPLVSIITPSFNRADIVSETALSIFRQSYVYWEWIIVDDGSTDNSWDVLQQFAARDSKVKVFQRDREPKGACSCRNIAVERSSGEYLLFLDTDDLLAPYCLEQRIKAAKEYQVFDFLIFPMLLFKQHPADLRLLWNIDKEVDEVDRLLFGDPVCQGTGTLWKKDSFVKMGMWDESLLLWQDIELHLRAFTRGLNYVKCLHLKPDVFLRISDVSLSRTGYHSIPKLRSRLQVFMNTANTLFEKNSIGTYRQGLRYLFIDLFLNAMRVNYFILADELFSVSNKYNLFSVREDRVFKKCMFLYRLKLYKMPGVQGRLLNRVMQLEKAREITLGKQIYSEGIVCER
- a CDS encoding N-acetyl sugar amidotransferase — protein: MDINQKKGIVYCSKCILDSTDDPQLILDANGVCNHCYYYEKEKQLLVLEGEAARQKLDQTIQLIKEHGRNKSYDCLIGLSGGVDSSFVAYLAKQYGLRPLCVHFDNGWNSELAVQNIESIVNKLGFDLYTYVIDWEEFKDLQLAYLKASVIDIEVLTDHAIYGSMFKIAKDNDIKYVLGGHNVATEGILPYHWTYNKMDYINIQAIHKKYGTRKLKSFPFLDKKMKRFIKKSGVEFVNYLNWVPYVKDEVKKTLINELGWRDYGGKHYESVWTRFYQGYILPLKFGVDKRKAHLSTLICSGQMTREQALKEVKLLPFDAEQLKIDIEFVLKKLSLTKEEFDSIMNLPIQNHREFDTEGSFFNYYPVLRPLRPLWHSFKALLRINYVYKS
- a CDS encoding acyltransferase, with the protein product MANIIKRGFNFLYRRSSSFCYKMLISIPYFRFIKETRNTQTPCTFEMWFYQRVLGFNKQVYWPVHFTSKVSCHKNIYAGIETCPGYEGGCYIQGIGKIYIGDYTQIARNVGIISANHDVYENRNHITGEEVRIGKYCWIGMNSVILPGVTLGDFTIVGAGSIVTKSFPEGYCVIGGNPARVIKKLEQGKCVAYKSDFEYNGYIPSNKFETFRKRNLWI
- a CDS encoding ABC transporter ATP-binding protein is translated as MSTIAIRADNISKLYRLGQIGTGTLSHDLNRWWSRLRGKEDPYLRLGEENYRDKGGGEWVWVLKDVSFEVKQGEVLGIIGKNGAGKSTLLKLLSRVTTPSTGRIRANGRIASLLEVGTGFHPELTGRENIFLNGAILGMTKTEIKRKFDEIVDFSGVERYIDTPVKRYSSGMYVRLAFAVAAHLEPEILIIDEVLAVGDAEFQNKCLGKMQEVSKNDGRTVLFVSHNMGAIKNLCPQTLFLERGKVTMLGETGDVIGRYLSGDAEIDRCRVWEKDFPGGKDIRLHAIKILDEQSSIENNLTSASTIQVVIEYEILNSVKDLRVVVNFLTFDGEEIFSSSDFNYQGKGRIREAGMYTSILTIPPDFLNMSRYYVSVDIDIPRTESFVTGESVGFSIDELIKNELGITIAKKPSGIIHPVLNWNVSKS